Proteins from a genomic interval of Treponema succinifaciens DSM 2489:
- a CDS encoding alpha-amylase/4-alpha-glucanotransferase domain-containing protein — protein MKSKFCLVLNADLESSDETVLLEKNYQNVFKPLLSFLYSHKDFFLTIGFSGPQLSHYEKKHPESIELLHELSSKRQIEIIGGGYYSPIFPLLLPMDRSGQIEKMNSLVRSTIGKRPCGMTLFGSIWDSCLVSTFQSCGMEYVFLDSSLVPKKHLKCCPLIASEQGRSIKIFPSYKNLIPLENESCQEWTSRIKTFASKIRPEQFPFSDEFFEPVLSLCFSFEQFGSFMKSQCFASVSENSEDVSFTTPYLYLKKSKCFSPAYIPAGMDSEISKWSLIPFEQVENKTGFPPTIQDYLNLYLQNKRLYERMVYISMLVSQCKGGDKVRKTASSEMLWKAQDGTNYLSPSFGVPSPAEKRQKAFRALNEAERLIREAAKIFRESLTSFDCNGDGLNEYICQMEKYNAVVSLQGGQISELNFIKSGANYAASLSRIEKFDSGTDFYNRGFFSDHLIETEKFEKYLAEKTIENCIFSNSQFSEKKLESKRKEIQLEGNGLFSSMKLPVKLRKNFTFSSSGITVQYILKNESPIELNAFFAVELNFSQTRFDKKFEMESQYSTEAILNETRLLLPDSFYADEGVSIIQVKDSADKRIFVIEPNEDSGLSCAMIAFKRPVDSLEPKVTSSTYKVALFWNINLSAGMEKEKTINLSVMPLKNNISVK, from the coding sequence ATGAAGAGTAAATTCTGTCTTGTTCTAAATGCTGATTTAGAAAGTTCTGATGAAACTGTTTTGCTTGAAAAAAACTATCAGAATGTTTTTAAACCGTTGCTTTCATTTTTATATTCTCATAAAGATTTTTTTCTTACTATCGGATTTTCAGGACCGCAGCTTTCACATTACGAAAAAAAACATCCGGAATCAATAGAACTTCTTCATGAACTTTCCTCTAAAAGGCAGATTGAAATAATCGGCGGCGGATATTATTCTCCGATTTTTCCTTTGCTTTTGCCAATGGACAGAAGCGGGCAGATTGAAAAAATGAATTCGCTTGTCCGCTCAACGATTGGAAAACGTCCGTGCGGAATGACTTTGTTCGGAAGTATTTGGGATTCTTGCCTTGTTTCAACTTTTCAGTCGTGCGGAATGGAATATGTTTTTCTTGACAGTTCTCTTGTTCCAAAAAAACATTTAAAATGCTGTCCGCTGATTGCAAGTGAGCAGGGAAGAAGCATAAAAATTTTTCCGTCCTATAAAAATTTAATTCCGCTTGAAAATGAATCTTGCCAAGAATGGACTTCAAGAATAAAAACTTTTGCTTCAAAAATTAGACCTGAGCAATTTCCTTTTTCCGACGAGTTTTTTGAGCCTGTGCTATCTCTTTGCTTTTCATTTGAGCAGTTCGGTTCTTTTATGAAATCACAATGCTTTGCTTCTGTTTCTGAAAATTCAGAAGATGTTTCTTTTACAACTCCATATTTGTATTTGAAAAAATCAAAGTGCTTTTCTCCGGCTTATATTCCTGCTGGAATGGACAGCGAAATTTCAAAATGGAGCTTGATTCCGTTTGAGCAGGTAGAAAATAAAACAGGATTTCCGCCTACAATACAAGACTACTTGAATTTGTATTTGCAGAATAAGCGGCTTTATGAGCGCATGGTTTATATCAGTATGCTGGTTTCGCAGTGCAAGGGTGGAGATAAAGTTAGAAAAACTGCATCGTCTGAAATGCTTTGGAAAGCGCAGGACGGAACAAATTATTTGTCTCCGTCATTTGGAGTGCCTTCACCTGCTGAAAAAAGACAAAAGGCTTTTCGCGCTTTGAATGAAGCTGAACGTCTGATTCGTGAGGCTGCAAAAATTTTCAGAGAGTCACTTACTTCTTTTGATTGCAACGGAGACGGACTCAACGAATATATTTGCCAGATGGAAAAATATAATGCTGTTGTTTCCTTGCAGGGCGGACAAATTTCTGAGCTTAATTTTATAAAAAGCGGAGCCAACTATGCCGCAAGTCTTTCCCGGATTGAAAAATTTGATTCTGGAACAGATTTTTATAACCGTGGATTTTTTTCTGACCATTTGATTGAGACTGAAAAGTTTGAAAAATATTTAGCGGAGAAAACAATCGAAAACTGTATTTTTTCCAATTCGCAGTTTTCAGAAAAAAAACTTGAATCCAAGCGAAAAGAAATTCAGCTTGAAGGAAACGGACTTTTTTCTTCCATGAAACTTCCTGTAAAACTTAGAAAGAATTTTACTTTTTCTTCTAGCGGAATTACAGTTCAGTATATTTTAAAGAATGAAAGCCCGATTGAATTGAACGCGTTTTTCGCAGTTGAACTTAATTTTTCCCAGACTCGTTTTGACAAGAAATTTGAAATGGAAAGCCAGTATTCTACAGAAGCTATTTTGAATGAAACGCGCCTTCTTTTGCCTGATTCTTTTTATGCCGATGAGGGCGTTTCGATTATTCAGGTAAAGGATTCCGCAGACAAACGCATTTTTGTGATTGAGCCGAATGAAGACTCCGGGCTTAGCTGCGCGATGATTGCATTTAAACGCCCTGTTGACAGTCTTGAGCCAAAAGTAACTTCTTCTACTTATAAAGTCGCCCTTTTTTGGAATATAAATCTTTCTGCTGGAATGGAAAAAGAAAAGACAATCAACTTGAGTGTTATGCCTCTAAAAAATAACATTAGTGTGAAATAA
- a CDS encoding lipid II:glycine glycyltransferase FemX yields the protein MQNHEQRFLQTEFWADFKGSHGWKTFFFIFDGDNVSKVKSLKECKENEKCLSVLVRSFSLKIKKFSIAYIPMSPEFSSNEENLSQKFSNELESISKKIFKFLPEDTICIRFDPALDFESLEEKNNFVSNVKKLFKQHNTKKENFRIEKTATDIQPPDTVLLSLLESEEKILSEMKSKWRYNIRLASKKGVEVKSYSAKDADFPCAFEEFFKLFMQTSERDGVQFHQKNYYLGLLNSSAETQNAPVVRLYIAKHEADVLAGIITLFCKKEAVYLYGASGNIKRNFMPAYLLQWNAICDAKKIGCPVYDFYGCPPEENKNHPMHGLFLFKTGFGGKLIHRPGSFDVVLKKNWYAFYKTAEKLRAWFYKYLKKKIAGR from the coding sequence ATGCAAAATCATGAACAACGTTTTTTACAAACTGAATTTTGGGCAGACTTTAAAGGCAGTCATGGATGGAAAACATTTTTCTTTATCTTTGATGGAGACAATGTTTCCAAAGTTAAATCCTTAAAAGAATGCAAGGAAAATGAAAAATGCCTTTCAGTTCTTGTGCGCTCGTTCAGTTTGAAAATTAAGAAATTCAGCATAGCATATATTCCAATGTCTCCAGAATTTTCCAGCAACGAAGAAAATCTTAGCCAGAAATTTTCAAATGAGCTTGAATCAATTTCAAAAAAAATATTCAAGTTTCTACCTGAAGACACAATCTGCATAAGGTTTGACCCTGCACTGGACTTTGAAAGTCTTGAAGAAAAAAACAATTTTGTTTCAAATGTAAAAAAATTGTTCAAGCAGCACAACACAAAGAAAGAAAATTTCCGCATAGAAAAAACAGCCACAGATATACAGCCGCCGGATACAGTTTTGCTTTCGCTTTTAGAATCTGAAGAAAAAATTCTTTCTGAAATGAAAAGCAAATGGAGATACAACATAAGGCTTGCATCAAAAAAAGGCGTTGAAGTAAAATCTTATTCCGCAAAGGACGCTGACTTTCCGTGTGCGTTTGAAGAATTTTTTAAGCTTTTCATGCAGACAAGCGAACGCGACGGAGTTCAGTTTCATCAAAAAAATTACTACCTTGGCTTGTTAAACTCAAGCGCAGAAACTCAAAACGCTCCGGTTGTAAGACTTTATATTGCAAAACATGAAGCAGATGTTCTTGCAGGAATAATCACTTTGTTCTGCAAAAAAGAAGCTGTTTATCTTTACGGTGCATCAGGAAATATAAAGCGGAATTTTATGCCAGCCTACTTGCTTCAATGGAATGCAATCTGCGATGCAAAAAAAATCGGCTGTCCGGTCTATGATTTTTACGGCTGCCCGCCAGAAGAAAATAAAAATCATCCAATGCACGGCTTGTTTCTTTTTAAAACTGGTTTCGGTGGAAAACTCATTCATAGGCCAGGAAGCTTTGATGTTGTCCTAAAGAAAAACTGGTATGCATTCTATAAGACAGCAGAAAAACTTCGCGCATGGTTCTACAAATATCTAAAGAAAAAAATTGCAGGAAGATAA
- a CDS encoding RnfABCDGE type electron transport complex subunit D, with product MTNTELKKHCAKITLNPFASASYSLGTISFVMIALLLVQVAMLAVSKSFDSLVVLLFALLASVCAEAAFYFFKRTEKHTWRISVIQGLIAGLLIPSVYPVYAVFAVVFFTLLLGKFVFGNFDSSWANLVALCIVVLYFLNPSAFPPFAVSAQELQTRNAALSLIQNGTVPLLELDSSITDFLNSYIFKFFGISIPDGYVSLFWDNGSVIPAFRFNFITLVSSIILVSFDMIDYVVPAVFLFVYSFLVRFLLPFFIGGIPFQGDILLALLTSGTLFCTLYLLQWFGTLPMTLWGKFLYGAFAGLIGFLIIGSGTSSAGYVFLILVINLISPVIQFFEDKKLYENVSKKLVPRLKEISEV from the coding sequence ATGACGAATACAGAATTAAAAAAACATTGTGCGAAAATTACTTTGAATCCGTTTGCAAGCGCATCTTATTCACTTGGAACAATTTCGTTTGTGATGATTGCGCTCCTTCTTGTTCAAGTCGCTATGCTGGCGGTTTCAAAAAGTTTTGATTCTCTTGTTGTGCTTTTGTTTGCTTTGCTTGCCTCGGTTTGCGCAGAAGCCGCTTTTTATTTTTTTAAGCGGACTGAAAAACATACTTGGAGAATTTCTGTAATACAAGGCTTGATAGCTGGACTTTTGATTCCTTCTGTTTATCCAGTCTATGCTGTTTTTGCCGTTGTGTTTTTTACTTTGCTTCTTGGAAAATTTGTATTCGGAAACTTTGATTCGTCCTGGGCTAATTTAGTCGCGCTTTGCATTGTTGTTTTGTATTTTTTGAATCCTTCTGCTTTTCCTCCGTTTGCTGTTTCTGCGCAAGAGCTTCAGACAAGAAATGCGGCTCTTTCTCTGATTCAAAATGGAACAGTTCCTTTGCTTGAACTGGATTCTTCTATCACAGATTTTTTGAATAGCTATATTTTTAAGTTTTTTGGAATTTCAATTCCAGATGGATATGTGAGTTTGTTTTGGGACAACGGTTCTGTGATTCCTGCTTTTAGATTCAACTTTATAACTTTAGTTTCTTCCATTATATTGGTTTCATTTGATATGATTGATTACGTTGTTCCTGCAGTTTTCCTTTTTGTCTATTCATTTTTAGTGAGATTTTTGCTTCCGTTTTTTATAGGCGGAATTCCGTTCCAGGGCGACATTCTGCTTGCTCTTCTTACAAGCGGAACTTTGTTTTGCACGCTTTATCTTTTGCAATGGTTCGGAACTTTGCCAATGACTTTGTGGGGAAAATTTCTTTACGGAGCTTTTGCCGGGCTGATTGGCTTTCTTATAATCGGAAGCGGAACTTCTTCTGCAGGATATGTTTTTTTGATTCTTGTTATAAATTTGATTTCTCCTGTGATTCAATTTTTTGAAGACAAAAAGCTATACGAAAATGTTTCCAAAAAACTTGTTCCGCGCCTAAAGGAAATCAGCGAGGTTTAA